The following are encoded in a window of Alphaproteobacteria bacterium genomic DNA:
- a CDS encoding phosphoribosylaminoimidazolesuccinocarboxamide synthase yields the protein MSRRRMIYEGKAKILYEGPEPGTLIQYFKDDATAFNAQKRGSIAGKGVLNNRISEHLYTLLGTIGIPTHFIRRLNMREQLIRQVEIVPIEVVVRNVAAGTLSTRLGIEEGTQLPRTIIEYYYKDDALGDPMIADEHIACFGWASQEEMNEIADMAIRVNDFLCGLFAAIGIRLVDFKLEFGRLWENDFARVILADEISPDGCRLWDMTTNEKLDKDRFRRDLGGEAEAYQEVARRLGLLPEGEANAVLDLAEHRQKRGK from the coding sequence ATGTCCCGCCGCCGGATGATCTACGAAGGCAAGGCCAAGATCCTCTACGAGGGTCCCGAGCCCGGCACCTTGATCCAGTATTTCAAGGATGACGCCACCGCGTTCAACGCGCAGAAGCGCGGCAGCATCGCCGGCAAGGGCGTGCTCAACAACCGCATCTCCGAGCATCTCTACACCCTGCTTGGAACGATCGGCATCCCGACCCACTTCATCCGCCGGCTCAACATGCGCGAGCAATTGATCCGCCAGGTCGAGATCGTGCCGATCGAGGTGGTCGTCCGCAACGTCGCCGCCGGCACGCTCTCCACCCGGCTTGGAATCGAGGAAGGCACCCAGCTCCCGCGAACGATCATCGAATATTATTACAAGGACGACGCGCTCGGCGATCCGATGATCGCCGACGAGCATATCGCCTGCTTCGGCTGGGCCAGCCAGGAGGAGATGAACGAGATCGCCGACATGGCGATCCGCGTGAACGACTTCCTCTGCGGCCTGTTCGCGGCGATCGGAATTCGCCTGGTCGACTTCAAGCTCGAGTTCGGCCGTCTGTGGGAGAACGATTTCGCCCGCGTGATCCTCGCCGACGAGATCAGCCCGGACGGCTGCCGATTGTGGGACATGACGACCAACGAGAAGCTCGACAAGGACCGCTTCCGCCGCGATCTCGGCGGCGAGGCGGAGGCCTATCAGGAGGTCGCCCGCCGGCTCGGCCTGCTGCCCGAGGGCGAAGCCAACGCCGTTCTCGACCTCGCCGAGCACAGGCAGAAGCGGGGCAAGTAG
- a CDS encoding alpha/beta hydrolase, protein MPQTSQTPPRRPDGLMIWPDLLERPRPEPGATIRYGDDALQVVDLWLPEGDGPHPTVLMIHGGCWQTEIADRTIMNWIADDLRRRGIAVWNIDYRGVDRPGGGYPGTFQDVAAAADSLRRYAGRYHLDVGNLVATGHSAGGHLALWLAGRARLPEGSPLRTLYPIPVRAVVSLGGLPDLEEAARSENGCGNEVIGRLTSGHFADTSVPRLAPLGLPQVLINGVQDRIIPTAYAEGYAAPMRAAGDDVRVRMIDHTGHVELIAPETAAWAAAVEEIEGALGNGSHPDESRDP, encoded by the coding sequence ATGCCTCAGACCAGCCAGACCCCGCCGCGCCGCCCGGATGGGCTGATGATCTGGCCGGATTTGCTCGAACGGCCGCGCCCGGAACCCGGCGCTACGATCCGCTATGGCGACGACGCGCTGCAGGTGGTCGACCTCTGGCTGCCCGAAGGTGACGGCCCCCATCCCACAGTCCTGATGATCCACGGCGGCTGCTGGCAGACCGAAATCGCCGACCGCACGATCATGAACTGGATCGCCGACGACCTGCGCCGCCGCGGAATCGCGGTCTGGAACATCGACTATCGCGGCGTCGACCGCCCCGGCGGGGGCTATCCTGGCACTTTCCAAGATGTCGCCGCCGCTGCCGACTCGTTGCGGCGCTATGCCGGGCGATATCATCTCGACGTCGGAAATCTGGTCGCGACCGGACACAGCGCTGGCGGGCACCTCGCACTTTGGCTGGCGGGACGGGCGCGGCTACCCGAGGGCTCACCCCTACGAACCCTTTATCCGATCCCGGTCCGGGCCGTCGTCAGCCTCGGGGGCCTGCCCGATCTCGAGGAGGCCGCGCGGTCGGAAAATGGCTGCGGCAACGAAGTGATCGGGCGGCTGACGTCGGGCCATTTCGCCGACACCTCGGTGCCGCGCCTCGCCCCGCTCGGCCTGCCCCAGGTGCTGATCAACGGTGTGCAGGACCGGATCATCCCCACCGCCTATGCCGAAGGCTATGCCGCGCCGATGCGAGCGGCCGGGGACGACGTGAGGGTGCGGATGATCGACCATACCGGCCATGTCGAACTGATCGCCCCCGAGACCGCGGCTTGGGCCGCGGCGGTGGAAGAAATCGAAGGGGCGCTCGGCAACGGGAGTCATCCCGACGAAAGTCGGGACCCATGA
- a CDS encoding ferritin-like domain-containing protein: MEKEGATIAEACRAVLLAAEPGAKIKAARGAARAWRLGRLEHRFDVAMPDRPARPSEPVLMPPSRMPKRGKAGSERSRIAMLHALAHIEFGAIDLAFDMAGRFGSAQPRAFIDDWIGVGADEAIHFALLDRRLRPLGARYGALPAHDGLWEAAAQTADDLLARLAVVPMVLEARGLDVTPATVAAFERAGDARSAAILSRIYRDEIRHVAAGTFWFKSGCKARGFDPVPYWQELIRSHFRGMLKPPFNDSARGEAGLSREFYLGVAGQEVV; this comes from the coding sequence ATGGAGAAGGAAGGGGCGACGATCGCCGAAGCCTGCCGAGCGGTGCTGCTCGCTGCCGAGCCGGGCGCCAAGATCAAGGCGGCGCGCGGCGCGGCGCGGGCATGGCGGCTCGGACGGCTGGAGCATCGCTTCGACGTCGCGATGCCCGACCGGCCGGCGCGGCCGTCCGAGCCCGTCCTCATGCCCCCATCGCGCATGCCCAAACGGGGCAAGGCGGGATCGGAGCGCAGCCGAATCGCCATGCTCCACGCGCTCGCCCATATCGAGTTCGGGGCGATCGATCTCGCCTTCGACATGGCCGGCCGGTTCGGCAGTGCCCAGCCGCGGGCGTTCATCGACGACTGGATCGGCGTCGGCGCCGACGAAGCGATTCATTTCGCCCTGCTCGACCGGCGCCTGCGCCCGCTCGGCGCCCGCTACGGCGCGCTGCCCGCCCATGACGGATTGTGGGAGGCGGCCGCGCAGACCGCCGACGATCTGCTGGCCAGGCTCGCCGTGGTGCCGATGGTGCTTGAGGCGCGGGGCCTCGACGTCACGCCGGCGACGGTCGCGGCGTTCGAGCGCGCCGGGGATGCCCGATCGGCGGCGATCCTTTCGCGCATCTACCGCGATGAGATCCGCCACGTCGCGGCCGGCACCTTCTGGTTCAAATCCGGCTGCAAGGCTCGCGGATTCGACCCGGTCCCTTACTGGCAAGAACTGATTCGGTCGCACTTTCGCGGGATGCTTAAGCCACCGTTCAACGACTCGGCGCGGGGTGAAGCCGGTCTGTCCCGGGAATTCTACCTAGGGGTTGCCGGGCAAGAGGTTGTTTAA
- a CDS encoding sigma-70 family RNA polymerase sigma factor — translation MAGEQPAQVQANDGDWAPLPDDEFKQQLGQVIPHLRAFGRSLSGSRDLADDLVQETLLKAWAARKRFQAGTNMRAWTFIILRNLFLSQMRRARFKGEWDELTASKLLAAPASQDRHIELGDMQRALLHLPQPQREALILVGAGGFAYEEAAEICGCAVGTIKSRVARGRVALEALLSEGKLPSRRSHHTPDNQTALQSIMSEVDELSRDRDPDIDEAPEA, via the coding sequence ATGGCGGGCGAACAGCCGGCACAGGTTCAGGCGAATGACGGCGATTGGGCGCCTTTGCCCGACGATGAGTTCAAGCAGCAGCTTGGCCAGGTCATTCCGCATTTGCGCGCGTTCGGCCGCTCGCTTTCGGGCAGCCGCGATCTCGCCGACGATCTGGTACAGGAAACCCTGCTCAAGGCGTGGGCGGCGCGCAAGCGCTTCCAGGCCGGGACCAACATGCGCGCCTGGACCTTCATCATCCTCCGGAACCTGTTCCTCAGCCAGATGCGCCGGGCCCGGTTCAAGGGCGAGTGGGACGAGCTGACGGCCTCGAAGCTGCTCGCCGCCCCGGCCAGCCAGGACCGCCACATCGAGCTTGGCGACATGCAGCGCGCCCTGCTCCACCTGCCGCAGCCGCAGCGCGAGGCGCTGATCCTCGTCGGCGCGGGCGGCTTCGCCTATGAGGAAGCCGCCGAGATCTGCGGCTGCGCGGTAGGGACGATCAAGAGCCGGGTCGCCCGCGGCCGGGTGGCGCTCGAAGCGCTGCTTAGCGAAGGGAAGTTGCCCTCGCGCCGGTCGCACCATACGCCGGACAACCAGACCGCGCTGCAATCGATCATGAGCGAGGTCGACGAGCTGAGCCGGGACCGCGACCCGGATATCGACGAGGCCCCCGAAGCCTAA
- a CDS encoding peroxiredoxin → MLSEGDPIPDVSLTGMDGAPVRPADFRGQKLVLYFYPKDDTSGCTREAQDFTALASEFEKAGTWILGVSKDSPQSHAKFTGKYDLKVKLATDPDGSVCESFGTWAEKSLYGRKYMGISRDTFLIDRDGTVARVWRKVKVPGHAEEVLAAARELP, encoded by the coding sequence ATGCTGAGCGAAGGCGATCCGATTCCAGACGTGAGCCTGACCGGAATGGACGGCGCCCCGGTGCGCCCGGCCGATTTCAGGGGCCAGAAGCTCGTCCTCTATTTCTACCCCAAGGACGACACGTCGGGCTGCACCCGCGAGGCCCAGGATTTCACGGCTCTCGCGTCCGAGTTCGAGAAAGCGGGAACATGGATTCTCGGAGTCTCCAAGGACAGCCCGCAAAGCCACGCCAAGTTCACCGGCAAATACGATCTCAAGGTCAAGCTCGCCACCGATCCGGACGGCAGCGTCTGCGAGTCGTTCGGAACCTGGGCGGAGAAGAGCCTCTACGGCCGCAAATATATGGGCATCAGCCGCGACACCTTCCTGATCGACCGCGACGGCACGGTGGCGCGCGTCTGGCGCAAGGTGAAGGTGCCGGGCCACGCCGAGGAAGTTTTGGCCGCGGCGCGCGAGCTTCCCTGA
- the kynU gene encoding kynureninase: MTFTLAEARAADAADPLRPFRDRFQLAEGLIYLDGNSLGVLPKAAIGRLDAVVREEWGAELVRAWNTRDWIGLPQRLGARIAPLIGARPNEVIVADSTSVNLYKLLVAAARLSDRPVLLTEAGNFHTDLHIASGVADLLGLTLDIAERDSIEGRIGADTNVLLLTHVHYKSAARFDMARITARAKAAGATTVWDLSHSVGAVPLHLGESGAELAVGCGYKYLNGGPGAPAFLYVAEHLQEKLLSPVRGWMGHARPFAFTDDYQPAPGIDRFLAGTPTVLGLAALECGLDAFEGVTVERLWAKSRAMFDVFHGLMEQRCPELVCISPRGPDSRGSHISFQHPNAFEICQALIAAQVIGDFRSPDVVRFGLTPLYLGFEDIWQAVDRIADIMKRETWREPRFAVRGKVT, translated from the coding sequence ATGACCTTCACCCTCGCCGAGGCGCGCGCCGCCGACGCCGCCGATCCGCTTCGCCCCTTCCGCGACCGCTTCCAGCTGGCCGAGGGGCTGATCTACCTCGACGGCAATTCGCTTGGGGTCCTGCCCAAGGCCGCCATCGGTCGGCTCGACGCCGTCGTTCGCGAGGAATGGGGCGCGGAGCTCGTCCGCGCCTGGAACACACGCGACTGGATCGGCCTGCCGCAGCGCCTCGGGGCCAGGATCGCGCCTTTGATCGGCGCCAGGCCGAACGAGGTGATCGTCGCCGATTCGACCTCGGTGAACCTCTACAAGCTGCTGGTCGCCGCCGCGCGCCTCTCGGACCGCCCCGTGCTGCTGACCGAGGCCGGCAATTTCCACACCGATCTGCACATCGCCAGCGGAGTCGCCGATCTGCTCGGCCTGACGCTCGACATCGCCGAGCGCGACTCGATCGAGGGACGGATCGGCGCCGACACCAATGTCCTCCTCCTCACCCACGTCCACTACAAGAGCGCCGCGCGCTTCGACATGGCCCGGATCACCGCCCGCGCCAAGGCGGCCGGAGCGACGACGGTCTGGGACCTCAGCCACAGCGTCGGCGCGGTCCCGCTCCACCTGGGCGAGTCGGGAGCGGAGCTCGCCGTCGGCTGCGGCTACAAATATCTGAACGGCGGCCCCGGCGCGCCGGCCTTCCTCTACGTCGCCGAGCATCTCCAGGAGAAGCTGCTCAGCCCCGTGCGCGGCTGGATGGGCCATGCGCGCCCGTTCGCCTTCACCGACGACTATCAGCCGGCGCCGGGCATTGACCGCTTCCTCGCCGGAACGCCCACGGTGCTCGGCCTCGCCGCGCTGGAATGCGGCCTCGATGCCTTCGAGGGCGTCACCGTCGAGCGGCTGTGGGCCAAGTCGCGCGCGATGTTCGATGTGTTCCATGGGCTTATGGAGCAGCGCTGCCCCGAGCTCGTCTGCATCAGCCCGCGCGGGCCGGATTCGCGCGGCAGCCACATCTCCTTCCAGCACCCCAATGCCTTCGAGATCTGCCAGGCGCTGATCGCCGCCCAGGTGATCGGCGATTTCCGGTCCCCCGATGTCGTCCGCTTCGGCCTGACCCCGCTCTATCTGGGCTTCGAGGACATCTGGCAGGCAGTCGACCGTATCGCCGACATCATGAAGCGCGAGACCTGGCGCGAGCCGAGGTTCGCCGTCCGCGGCAAGGTCACGTGA
- the purT gene encoding formate-dependent phosphoribosylglycinamide formyltransferase → MSFTAKILLLGSGELGREFTISAKRLGAFVVACDSYAGAPAMQMADACEVFPMLDAAALRAAVEKHRPDFIVPEIEAIRTEELVALEAEGWHVVPTARAAQMTMNRDAIRALAAETLGLRTSRYRFAESLDEVGEGACHTGLPCVIKPVMSSSGKGQSTVRDEAELEAAWDYAVANMRGDRPRVIVEEFIAFDYEITLLTVRTAHGILFCPPIGHRQELGDYRESWQPMEMSEAALVQAQDMARRIVDDLGGRGVFGVEFFIAGDEAIFSELSPRPHDTGMVTSVSQELSEFDLHARAVMGLPIPPIALYGPSASAVILADRESTAFRYEGLDEALALGGDVRLFAKPVTRKNRRMGVALARGDSVDQARERAREAAACVRIVYLS, encoded by the coding sequence ATGAGTTTCACCGCCAAAATCCTGCTGCTCGGCTCCGGTGAGCTGGGACGCGAGTTCACCATCTCCGCCAAGCGCCTCGGCGCCTTCGTCGTCGCCTGCGATTCCTATGCCGGCGCTCCGGCGATGCAGATGGCGGACGCCTGCGAGGTCTTTCCGATGCTCGACGCCGCAGCTTTGAGGGCGGCGGTGGAGAAGCATCGCCCCGATTTCATCGTGCCGGAGATCGAGGCGATCCGGACCGAGGAGCTGGTCGCTCTCGAAGCCGAGGGCTGGCACGTCGTCCCCACCGCGCGAGCCGCGCAGATGACGATGAACCGCGACGCGATCCGCGCCTTGGCTGCGGAGACCTTGGGCCTTCGCACCTCGCGCTACCGTTTCGCCGAGAGCCTCGACGAAGTCGGCGAAGGCGCATGCCACACGGGGCTCCCCTGCGTCATCAAGCCCGTCATGTCCTCCTCGGGCAAGGGGCAGTCGACCGTCAGGGACGAAGCCGAGCTGGAGGCGGCGTGGGACTATGCGGTCGCCAACATGCGCGGGGACCGGCCGCGGGTGATCGTCGAGGAATTCATAGCCTTCGATTACGAGATCACGCTGCTGACCGTGCGGACGGCCCACGGAATCCTGTTTTGCCCACCGATCGGCCACCGCCAGGAGCTCGGCGACTATCGCGAGAGCTGGCAGCCGATGGAGATGTCGGAAGCCGCGCTGGTCCAGGCGCAGGACATGGCGCGCCGGATCGTCGACGACCTGGGCGGGCGCGGCGTGTTCGGAGTCGAATTCTTCATCGCCGGCGACGAGGCGATCTTCTCGGAACTGAGCCCGCGCCCGCACGACACCGGCATGGTCACCTCCGTCTCGCAGGAGCTGAGCGAGTTCGATCTCCACGCCCGCGCCGTGATGGGGCTGCCGATCCCGCCGATCGCCCTCTACGGCCCTTCCGCCTCGGCCGTGATTCTGGCCGACCGGGAGAGCACCGCATTCCGTTACGAGGGGCTCGACGAGGCGCTGGCGCTCGGGGGCGACGTGCGCCTCTTCGCCAAGCCGGTGACCCGCAAGAACCGCCGCATGGGTGTGGCGCTGGCGCGCGGCGACAGCGTCGATCAGGCCAGGGAACGCGCCCGCGAAGCCGCGGCCTGCGTCAGGATCGTCTATTTGTCGTAG
- a CDS encoding M23 family metallopeptidase → MTTYAKANAGFTSKFRNVFKPRDIFLHDGKSLRRFTIGARIQFAAAFAAFVLLAWSAFATFQAVHAMRGDVAQMERRLSQMQNDVDAIRAATAQRAALLEQRQAFLSAMVSGRADASRLAAMLPASAPRSDNPAVQQATETFGAVEGMQAEFAGRVQAATRQRYRETAGALKRLGFNPARFHRVSGAVGGPYEPVAASDNSDPRFRELFTTWRQLDQLEQGVAAIPSAMPLHNAANFTSGYGVRSDPFRGRAAMHAGIDLAGPMGTPIYATADGVVGRSEWNNGGYGNLVEIDHGQGIQTRYGHLSQRIALPGQRVHRGDLIGLMGSTGRSTGSHLHYEVRIDGRAVNPVPFLQSSNTFVALQNRASQPIAIGGPTGGSR, encoded by the coding sequence ATGACGACGTACGCCAAAGCAAACGCCGGCTTCACTTCGAAGTTCCGTAATGTCTTCAAGCCGCGTGATATTTTCCTTCACGACGGCAAGAGCCTGCGCCGTTTCACGATCGGCGCTCGAATCCAGTTCGCGGCCGCTTTCGCGGCCTTTGTTTTGCTCGCATGGTCGGCTTTCGCGACCTTCCAGGCGGTCCATGCGATGCGCGGGGACGTGGCGCAGATGGAGCGCCGCCTGAGCCAGATGCAGAACGACGTGGACGCGATCCGCGCCGCCACCGCCCAGCGCGCCGCTTTGCTCGAGCAGCGCCAAGCCTTCCTCTCCGCTATGGTTTCCGGCCGCGCAGACGCCAGCCGGCTCGCGGCGATGCTCCCGGCCTCGGCGCCGCGCTCCGACAACCCCGCGGTCCAGCAGGCGACCGAGACTTTCGGCGCGGTCGAGGGCATGCAGGCGGAGTTCGCCGGTCGAGTTCAGGCCGCGACCCGCCAGCGCTATCGCGAGACCGCCGGCGCGCTCAAGCGGCTCGGCTTCAATCCCGCCCGCTTCCACCGGGTCAGCGGCGCCGTCGGCGGCCCCTACGAGCCGGTCGCCGCCTCCGACAACAGCGATCCGCGCTTCCGCGAATTGTTCACCACCTGGCGCCAGCTCGACCAGCTCGAGCAGGGCGTTGCGGCCATCCCCTCGGCGATGCCGCTCCACAACGCGGCCAACTTCACCTCGGGCTACGGCGTGCGCTCCGATCCCTTCCGCGGGCGCGCCGCGATGCACGCCGGGATCGATCTCGCCGGCCCGATGGGCACCCCGATCTACGCGACCGCAGACGGCGTCGTCGGACGCTCCGAATGGAACAATGGCGGCTACGGCAATCTGGTCGAGATCGACCACGGCCAAGGCATCCAGACCCGCTACGGCCACCTCTCGCAGCGGATCGCCTTGCCCGGCCAGCGCGTCCACCGCGGCGATCTGATCGGCCTGATGGGCTCGACCGGCCGCTCGACCGGCAGCCACCTGCACTACGAGGTCCGGATCGACGGCCGCGCGGTCAATCCCGTGCCCTTCCTCCAGTCGAGCAACACCTTCGTCGCCCTGCAGAACCGCGCCAGCCAGCCGATCGCCATCGGCGGCCCGACCGGCGGTTCGCGGTAA
- a CDS encoding LysR family transcriptional regulator codes for MARLPPLSAVRVFEAAARRQNFTQAAAELGMTQAAVSYQIRLLEERLGVPLFARIKGRVSLTDAGRRVAPLVASAFETLDDAFSGLVAEDQALLSISTAQTMATQWLAPRLGDFQVRHPALAVRLSTDNRLVDFTTGEFHAAIRVGRGDWPGLKCHFLFRLHFSPVCSAEFAARYSLFRPEQLLDVPRLTATDQWWADWFADLGVEAREGVPDPGLLLDNQVMEANAAFAGAGIALMTPMFWRRELAEGRMVQPFAHVHVTRNSHWLVYPEGRRNQPKIAAFRDWILAEVEQERGRGPAEVFRPPA; via the coding sequence ATGGCACGTCTGCCTCCGCTGAGCGCCGTTCGAGTCTTCGAGGCGGCGGCGCGCCGCCAGAACTTCACCCAGGCCGCGGCCGAGCTGGGGATGACGCAGGCGGCGGTCAGCTATCAAATTCGCTTGTTGGAAGAGCGGCTTGGCGTGCCCCTGTTCGCGCGCATCAAGGGCCGGGTCTCGCTGACCGACGCCGGGCGCCGGGTCGCGCCGCTCGTCGCCAGCGCGTTCGAGACCCTGGACGACGCCTTCTCGGGGCTCGTGGCCGAGGACCAGGCGCTGCTTTCGATCAGCACCGCGCAGACCATGGCAACGCAATGGCTGGCGCCCCGGCTCGGCGATTTCCAGGTGCGCCATCCCGCTCTCGCGGTCCGCCTCAGCACCGACAACCGGCTGGTCGATTTCACCACCGGCGAATTCCACGCCGCCATCCGGGTCGGCCGGGGCGATTGGCCGGGGCTCAAATGCCATTTCCTGTTCCGCCTCCACTTCAGCCCCGTGTGCAGCGCCGAGTTCGCCGCCCGCTACAGCCTCTTCCGGCCCGAGCAATTGCTCGACGTCCCGCGCCTGACCGCGACCGACCAGTGGTGGGCCGACTGGTTCGCGGATCTCGGCGTAGAGGCGCGGGAGGGCGTCCCCGATCCCGGCCTGCTGCTCGACAATCAGGTGATGGAGGCGAATGCGGCGTTCGCCGGCGCCGGGATAGCGCTGATGACCCCGATGTTCTGGCGGCGCGAGTTGGCGGAGGGGCGGATGGTCCAGCCCTTCGCCCACGTCCACGTCACCCGAAACAGCCATTGGCTGGTCTATCCCGAAGGCCGCCGCAACCAGCCCAAGATCGCCGCCTTCCGCGACTGGATCCTGGCCGAGGTCGAGCAAGAGCGCGGCCGCGGGCCCGCCGAGGTCTTCCGCCCGCCGGCCTGA
- the glnE gene encoding bifunctional [glutamate--ammonia ligase]-adenylyl-L-tyrosine phosphorylase/[glutamate--ammonia-ligase] adenylyltransferase, with product MERARAHSPFLAQEMARFGPVVDALANGGVGAALDLARSEGRAEEAGRAIRRERTAFALALGLGDLAGLCTLEQVTGDLSDLADRLIARALGQAIAERTPDAAPAGFAVIGLGKLGGRELNYSSDVDLLFLYDPRTLPRKPREEADQAAVRIAQRLTELLQKRTEDGYAFRVDLRLRPSPEVTPIALPVDAGISYYESAALPWERAAFIRARQVAGDADVGRYFLEAIHPFVWRRSLDFGAIGEIRAISARIRDHYAQGQAFGPGYDLKRGRGGIREVEFFIQIHQLIHGGREPELRTPATLDALAALEKRGLVAGESAALLSEAYPLLRTIEHRLQMVDDRQTHVLPAGSDALDNVARLHGLEGGAALLDLLRVPTSRVAALYDTLGGGSTASLSADPQVIEEQLGAAGFADRASARLRIDGWRSGRIRSLRAPAAIQAFEAMLPGLIQALGAAPDPMRALNRFDDIVEGLPSGVNFYRLLEARPALTQHLAAILSHAPALAEQLGRRPELLDGLIDASAFDPPGSVEELAARFGQPDRRGEDYQMLLDRVRRRVNETRFALGAQLVLGRTDPIEVGEGYARVAEAALQVLAAATVAEFENAHGKVPGSELVILGLGRLGGGALTHASDLDLIYLFSGSHEAESDGPKPLRATDYFNRLAPRIGAALSVPTAAGPLYEVDTRLRPSGTDGLIAISLETFADYQRTKAWTFEHMALARARPVYGSSADRAELARIAQGVLTMEREAGKVAADAAKMRLEIARHKPPRGAFDIKLGAGGLVDLEFAVHTLQLVHRKGLTPRLGEAIEALAAEGLVAPDIAAAHVLLTRMLVTLRLVAPDSAEPAPASRDLVARACGMDGWEELLAAHEDARQSVSELWGAVAKAV from the coding sequence ATGGAGCGGGCCCGGGCGCATTCGCCGTTCCTCGCCCAGGAGATGGCGCGATTCGGCCCGGTCGTCGATGCGCTCGCGAACGGGGGCGTCGGCGCCGCTCTCGATCTGGCTCGAAGCGAGGGTCGCGCAGAGGAGGCCGGGCGCGCGATCAGGCGCGAGCGCACGGCCTTCGCGCTGGCGCTCGGCCTCGGCGACCTGGCCGGCCTGTGCACGCTCGAACAGGTCACGGGCGACCTCTCGGACCTCGCCGACCGGCTGATCGCGCGCGCCCTTGGGCAGGCGATCGCCGAGCGGACGCCCGACGCGGCGCCGGCGGGCTTCGCGGTAATCGGTCTCGGCAAGCTCGGCGGGCGCGAGCTCAATTATTCGTCCGACGTCGATCTCCTCTTCCTCTACGATCCCAGGACCCTGCCCAGAAAGCCCCGCGAGGAAGCGGACCAGGCCGCCGTGCGGATCGCCCAGCGCCTGACGGAATTGCTGCAAAAGCGGACGGAGGACGGCTACGCCTTCCGGGTCGATCTGCGCCTGCGCCCTTCGCCCGAAGTGACTCCGATCGCGCTGCCGGTCGACGCGGGCATTTCCTACTACGAATCCGCCGCTCTGCCTTGGGAGCGGGCGGCGTTCATCCGCGCCCGCCAGGTCGCGGGGGATGCCGACGTGGGCCGCTATTTCCTGGAGGCGATTCACCCCTTCGTCTGGCGCCGCTCGCTCGATTTCGGCGCGATCGGCGAGATCCGCGCGATCAGCGCCCGGATCCGGGACCATTATGCGCAAGGCCAGGCCTTCGGCCCCGGCTACGACCTCAAGCGCGGCCGCGGGGGAATCCGCGAGGTCGAGTTCTTCATCCAGATCCATCAATTGATCCACGGCGGGCGCGAGCCCGAGCTGCGCACTCCGGCAACTCTCGACGCTCTCGCGGCGCTGGAGAAAAGGGGCCTCGTCGCCGGTGAAAGCGCCGCGCTTTTGAGCGAGGCCTATCCGCTGCTGAGGACGATCGAGCACCGGCTGCAAATGGTCGACGACCGCCAGACGCACGTCCTGCCGGCCGGCAGCGACGCGCTCGACAATGTCGCGAGGCTCCACGGGCTGGAGGGCGGAGCCGCCCTGCTCGATCTGCTCCGCGTTCCGACGTCGCGCGTCGCCGCCCTCTACGACACGCTCGGCGGCGGCAGCACGGCGAGCCTTTCCGCCGATCCCCAGGTGATCGAGGAGCAGCTCGGCGCCGCCGGCTTCGCCGACCGGGCTTCGGCGCGCCTGCGAATCGACGGATGGCGCTCGGGCCGGATCCGTTCGCTGCGCGCGCCCGCGGCGATCCAGGCGTTCGAGGCGATGCTTCCCGGGCTGATCCAGGCGCTGGGCGCGGCGCCCGATCCGATGCGCGCGCTCAACCGTTTCGACGATATCGTCGAGGGTCTTCCCTCGGGGGTCAATTTCTACCGCCTACTCGAGGCGCGGCCGGCGCTGACCCAGCATCTCGCAGCGATCCTCAGCCATGCCCCGGCCCTCGCGGAGCAGCTCGGCCGGCGGCCGGAGCTGCTCGACGGCCTGATCGACGCGAGCGCGTTCGACCCGCCCGGCTCGGTCGAGGAGCTGGCGGCGCGCTTCGGCCAGCCGGACCGGCGCGGCGAGGATTATCAAATGCTGCTCGACCGGGTCCGACGCCGGGTCAACGAGACTCGCTTCGCGCTTGGCGCTCAGCTCGTCTTGGGGCGGACGGATCCGATCGAGGTCGGCGAGGGCTATGCCCGGGTCGCGGAGGCGGCGCTTCAGGTGCTCGCCGCCGCGACCGTCGCCGAATTCGAGAATGCTCATGGGAAGGTGCCGGGTTCGGAGCTCGTCATCCTCGGCCTCGGCCGGCTTGGCGGCGGCGCTTTGACCCATGCCTCGGACCTCGACCTCATCTATCTGTTCAGCGGCAGCCACGAAGCCGAATCCGACGGCCCCAAGCCGCTGCGCGCGACCGACTATTTCAACCGCCTGGCGCCGAGGATCGGCGCCGCGCTCAGCGTTCCGACCGCCGCCGGGCCGCTCTACGAGGTCGATACGAGGCTTCGGCCTTCGGGCACCGACGGGCTGATCGCCATTTCGCTCGAGACCTTCGCCGATTATCAGCGGACCAAGGCCTGGACCTTCGAGCATATGGCGCTGGCCCGCGCCCGGCCGGTCTACGGCTCCTCCGCCGACCGGGCGGAGCTGGCGAGGATCGCGCAAGGCGTCCTGACCATGGAACGCGAGGCGGGCAAGGTCGCGGCCGACGCGGCGAAGATGCGGCTGGAGATCGCCCGCCACAAGCCGCCGCGCGGGGCCTTCGACATCAAGCTCGGCGCCGGCGGGCTGGTCGATCTGGAATTCGCCGTCCACACGTTGCAGCTCGTGCACCGCAAGGGCCTGACGCCCCGGCTGGGCGAGGCGATCGAGGCGCTGGCCGCCGAGGGGCTCGTTGCGCCCGATATCGCCGCGGCGCATGTGCTTCTGACCCGAATGCTGGTCACCTTGCGCCTCGTCGCTCCGGATTCGGCCGAGCCGGCGCCCGCCTCACGCGACCTGGTGGCGCGCGCCTGCGGGATGGACGGGTGGGAGGAACTGCTTGCGGCTCACGAGGATGCGCGGCAAAGCGTAAGCGAGCTGTGGGGCGCGGTGGCAAAGGCGGTGTGA